A window of Streptomyces marispadix contains these coding sequences:
- the sucD gene encoding succinate--CoA ligase subunit alpha, protein MAIFLNKESKVIVQGMTGSEGQKHTKRMLASGTNIVGGVNPRKAGTNVDFEGTEVPVFGGVKEAVDATGADTTVIFVPPKFAKDAVVEAVDAGIGLAVVITEGIAVHDTAYFWDYASQKGNKTRIVGPNCPGLITPGQSNAGIIPADITKPGRIGLVSKSGTLTYQMMYELRDIGFSTCVGIGGDPVIGTTHIDALKAFEADPDTDLIVMIGEIGGDAEERAADFIKEHVSKPVVGYVAGFTAPEGKTMGHAGAIVSGSSGTAQAKKEALEAANVKVGKTPSETARLARELLVG, encoded by the coding sequence ATGGCTATCTTCCTCAACAAGGAGAGCAAGGTCATCGTCCAGGGGATGACCGGCTCCGAGGGCCAGAAGCACACCAAGCGCATGCTGGCCTCGGGCACCAACATCGTCGGCGGCGTCAACCCGCGCAAGGCGGGCACGAACGTCGACTTCGAAGGGACCGAAGTACCGGTATTCGGCGGCGTGAAGGAGGCCGTCGACGCCACCGGCGCCGACACCACCGTCATCTTCGTACCGCCGAAGTTCGCCAAGGACGCCGTCGTCGAGGCCGTCGACGCCGGGATCGGCCTGGCCGTCGTCATCACCGAGGGCATCGCCGTGCACGACACGGCCTACTTCTGGGACTACGCCTCCCAGAAGGGCAACAAGACCCGCATCGTCGGGCCCAACTGCCCCGGTCTGATCACCCCCGGCCAGTCCAACGCGGGCATCATCCCGGCCGACATCACCAAGCCGGGCCGCATCGGGCTGGTCTCCAAGTCGGGCACTCTGACCTACCAGATGATGTACGAACTGCGGGACATCGGCTTCTCGACCTGCGTCGGCATCGGCGGCGACCCCGTCATCGGCACCACGCACATCGACGCGCTCAAGGCTTTCGAGGCCGACCCCGACACCGATCTGATCGTGATGATCGGGGAGATCGGCGGTGACGCCGAGGAGCGTGCCGCGGACTTCATCAAGGAGCACGTCTCCAAGCCGGTCGTCGGCTACGTCGCGGGCTTCACCGCCCCCGAGGGCAAGACGATGGGCCACGCGGGAGCCATCGTCTCCGGTTCGTCGGGCACCGCCCAGGCGAAGAAGGAGGCCCTGGAGGCCGCGAACGTGAAGGTCGGCAAGACCCCTTCGGAGACGGCACGGCTGGCGCGCGAACTGCTGGTCGGCTGA
- a CDS encoding cell division protein PerM — MSQVTQRSATLSPYGRSTEPDLPPKAAWFFEGVLAAGLGLGSLAVLVLLLWIISPYPESGAGGALHIAADLWLLGHGSSLVRTDTLSGVPAPIALTPLLLAIPPVWLLYRACVQALAHGGEPSGDEDPKSETGSAPADGAGREPMGPLTPLVFVAGGYLLTGAVTVLFASGGPVRADALSALVRLPLFVLCVVAATLWPLGGDVPPEPGRQPGTEAADASVNSHDGSAGSARAAGSAPEAAAARRRLSSLVPYDARLLARRLPRLRTVLTATAVLFGGGLLITLGALLWHVDDVRAAFPRLAGDSWTGQFAVLLLVVALLPNAAVWAAAYVLGPGFALGGGSSAGLLVDGDATGLPPFPLLEALPAQAGGHGFLTSLAAGTVPLAAAATVGWYVAHAAVPEPGRAPGAASRQGTVWVVALVACEIGAGVAALAALSGGALGTEAMAFLGPNWWLTGGAACAWTLLVGAPVALAVRSWRLRGRGPDDDWHQTLARRARWAELKTASGGLMPDFEPRRD, encoded by the coding sequence GTGAGTCAAGTGACGCAGCGCAGCGCGACGTTGTCCCCCTACGGCCGGAGCACGGAACCGGACCTGCCGCCGAAAGCCGCCTGGTTCTTCGAGGGCGTGCTGGCCGCCGGCCTCGGGCTCGGGTCGCTCGCCGTCCTCGTGCTTCTGCTGTGGATCATCTCGCCCTACCCGGAGAGCGGCGCGGGCGGAGCCCTGCACATCGCCGCCGATCTCTGGCTCCTGGGCCACGGCAGCAGCCTCGTACGCACCGACACGCTCTCCGGCGTCCCCGCCCCGATCGCGCTGACGCCGCTGCTGCTGGCGATCCCACCGGTGTGGCTGCTGTACCGCGCATGTGTGCAGGCACTGGCCCACGGCGGAGAGCCGAGCGGTGACGAGGACCCGAAGAGCGAGACAGGCAGCGCCCCGGCGGACGGTGCCGGCCGGGAGCCGATGGGGCCGCTGACGCCGCTCGTCTTCGTGGCGGGGGGCTATCTGCTGACCGGCGCCGTCACCGTGCTGTTCGCCTCCGGCGGGCCTGTACGGGCGGACGCGCTCAGCGCGTTGGTGCGGCTGCCGCTGTTCGTACTGTGCGTCGTCGCGGCGACGCTGTGGCCGCTCGGCGGCGACGTCCCACCCGAGCCGGGGCGGCAGCCGGGGACGGAAGCAGCGGACGCGAGTGTCAACTCCCATGACGGCTCGGCCGGTTCGGCCCGCGCGGCAGGCTCGGCGCCCGAGGCGGCGGCGGCGCGACGGCGCCTCTCCTCGCTCGTTCCGTACGACGCACGGCTCCTCGCACGGCGGCTGCCCCGGCTGCGCACCGTGCTCACGGCGACGGCCGTGCTCTTCGGCGGCGGCCTCCTCATCACGCTCGGCGCGCTGCTGTGGCACGTCGACGATGTGCGGGCGGCCTTCCCGAGACTCGCGGGGGACTCCTGGACGGGACAGTTCGCGGTGCTGCTGCTCGTCGTGGCGCTGCTGCCGAACGCCGCCGTGTGGGCGGCAGCGTATGTACTCGGGCCGGGCTTCGCCCTCGGCGGGGGCTCCTCTGCGGGACTGCTGGTGGACGGCGACGCCACAGGGCTGCCGCCGTTCCCGCTGCTGGAGGCGCTGCCCGCGCAGGCAGGCGGCCATGGCTTCCTGACGTCACTCGCGGCGGGTACGGTGCCGCTCGCGGCAGCGGCCACCGTCGGCTGGTACGTGGCACACGCCGCCGTACCGGAGCCGGGCCGAGCACCCGGCGCGGCGAGCCGACAGGGCACGGTCTGGGTCGTAGCCCTCGTGGCGTGCGAGATCGGAGCGGGCGTCGCGGCACTCGCGGCGCTCTCAGGCGGTGCGCTCGGCACGGAGGCCATGGCCTTCCTGGGGCCCAACTGGTGGCTGACCGGCGGGGCGGCGTGTGCTTGGACGCTGCTGGTCGGTGCTCCGGTAGCGCTGGCGGTGCGGTCTTGGCGGCTACGGGGGCGCGGACCCGACGACGACTGGCACCAGACGCTCGCACGGCGCGCCCGCTGGGCGGAGCTGAAGACGGCCTCCGGCGGGCTGATGCCGGACTTCGAACCCCGCCGCGACTGA
- the purN gene encoding phosphoribosylglycinamide formyltransferase — MAAHQSPSRTGREPARLVVLVSGSGTNLQALLDAIDAEGPEAYGARIVAVGADRHGIEGLERAERAGIPTFVCRVRDHATRDEWDEALTEATAAYEPDLVISAGFMKIVGKEFLARFGGRVVNTHPALLPSFPGTHGVRDALAYGAKVTGCTVHFVDDGVDTGPIIAQGAVEVLDEDDADGGAALHERIKEVERRLLVDVVGRIARDGYRIEGRKVRLRDG, encoded by the coding sequence GTGGCTGCGCACCAGAGCCCGAGCCGCACCGGACGCGAACCCGCCCGTCTCGTCGTACTCGTCTCCGGCTCCGGTACGAATCTTCAGGCGCTGCTCGACGCCATCGACGCGGAGGGACCGGAGGCGTACGGCGCCCGCATCGTGGCCGTAGGCGCGGACCGCCACGGGATCGAGGGCCTGGAGCGTGCCGAGCGCGCGGGAATCCCCACCTTCGTCTGCCGGGTCCGTGACCACGCCACCCGTGACGAGTGGGACGAGGCGCTGACCGAGGCGACCGCGGCGTACGAGCCCGACCTGGTGATCTCCGCGGGCTTCATGAAGATCGTGGGCAAGGAGTTCCTCGCCCGCTTCGGAGGGCGGGTGGTCAACACCCATCCCGCGCTCCTTCCCAGTTTCCCGGGCACTCACGGCGTACGCGACGCGCTCGCGTACGGCGCGAAGGTGACCGGGTGCACCGTCCACTTCGTCGACGACGGTGTCGACACGGGACCGATCATCGCGCAGGGCGCGGTGGAGGTCCTGGACGAGGACGACGCCGACGGAGGCGCCGCTCTGCACGAGCGGATCAAAGAGGTCGAGCGACGGCTGCTCGTCGATGTCGTGGGACGAATCGCCCGCGACGGCTATCGCATCGAGGGACGAAAGGTACGGCTGCGGGATGGGTGA
- the purH gene encoding bifunctional phosphoribosylaminoimidazolecarboxamide formyltransferase/IMP cyclohydrolase, which yields MGEGGMRQSQNEDRNEDADDNQARGRAREQAGDRGRDVESRLPLRRALISVYDKTGLEELARGLHEAGVSLVSTGSTARRIAAAGVPVTAVEELTGFPECLDGRVKTLHPRVHAGILADRRLPAHREQLEELDVEPFDLVVVNLYPFRETVASGAAPDECVEQIDIGGPSMVRAAAKNHPSVAVVVNPGRYADVLAAAGGEGFALAERKRLAAEAFQHTAAYDVAVASWFADGYAPDEAGDAAATDAGEATDAAKGNRLPAFAGAALTRRGVLRYGENPHQPAALYTDGSGTGLPGAEQLHGKEMSYNNYVDTEAARRAAYEHGELPCVAIIKHANPCGIAVGSDVAEAHRKAHACDPLSAFGGVIAVNRSVSVAMAEQVADIFTEVIVAPAYQEGAVEVLARKKNIRVLRCAEAPSAALEFRPIEGGALLQVKDRLQAPGDDPAEWTLATGEPLSPSGLDELTFAWRSCRAVKSNAILLARDGATVGVGMGQVNRVDAAKLAVQRAGEERARGSYAASDAFFPFPDGLEVLTRAGVKAVAQPGGSVRDEAVVEAAKAAGVTMYLTGTRHFFH from the coding sequence ATGGGTGAGGGTGGCATGCGCCAGAGCCAGAACGAGGACCGCAACGAGGACGCCGACGACAACCAGGCACGGGGCCGGGCACGGGAGCAGGCGGGAGACCGTGGCCGGGACGTGGAGTCGAGGCTTCCTCTCCGGCGGGCGCTGATCAGCGTCTACGACAAGACGGGGCTGGAGGAGCTGGCGCGGGGCCTGCACGAGGCAGGGGTGAGTCTGGTCTCCACCGGTTCGACGGCCCGGCGGATCGCCGCCGCCGGAGTGCCGGTCACGGCTGTCGAGGAGCTGACGGGCTTCCCCGAGTGCCTCGACGGACGGGTCAAGACCCTGCATCCGCGTGTGCACGCGGGCATCCTCGCCGACCGCCGACTGCCCGCACACCGCGAGCAGTTGGAGGAGCTGGACGTCGAGCCGTTCGACCTCGTCGTGGTCAACCTCTACCCCTTCCGCGAGACCGTCGCCTCCGGAGCCGCCCCGGACGAGTGCGTCGAACAGATCGACATCGGGGGCCCGTCGATGGTGCGCGCGGCGGCCAAGAACCATCCGTCGGTCGCGGTCGTCGTCAACCCCGGGCGCTACGCGGACGTGCTGGCCGCCGCCGGCGGCGAGGGCTTCGCGCTGGCCGAGCGCAAGCGGCTCGCGGCCGAAGCGTTTCAGCACACGGCGGCCTACGACGTGGCCGTGGCCTCCTGGTTCGCCGACGGCTACGCACCCGACGAGGCCGGGGACGCGGCCGCCACGGACGCGGGGGAGGCGACGGACGCCGCCAAGGGGAACCGGCTCCCCGCCTTCGCCGGTGCGGCCCTCACCCGCAGGGGCGTGCTGCGTTACGGCGAGAACCCGCACCAGCCGGCGGCGCTCTACACCGACGGCAGCGGCACGGGCCTGCCCGGCGCCGAGCAGTTGCACGGCAAGGAGATGTCGTACAACAACTACGTCGACACCGAGGCCGCGCGCCGGGCCGCCTACGAGCACGGCGAGCTGCCCTGCGTAGCCATCATCAAGCACGCCAACCCCTGCGGTATCGCCGTCGGTTCGGACGTGGCGGAGGCACACCGCAAGGCGCACGCCTGCGACCCGCTCTCCGCCTTCGGCGGCGTGATCGCCGTCAACAGGTCGGTGTCGGTCGCCATGGCCGAGCAGGTCGCGGACATCTTCACCGAGGTGATCGTGGCGCCCGCGTACCAGGAGGGCGCCGTCGAGGTGCTCGCCCGCAAGAAGAACATCCGGGTGCTGCGCTGCGCCGAAGCGCCTTCCGCGGCACTGGAGTTCAGGCCGATCGAGGGCGGTGCGCTGCTCCAGGTCAAGGACCGCCTACAGGCGCCGGGCGACGACCCGGCCGAGTGGACCCTGGCCACGGGCGAACCGCTCTCCCCTTCGGGTCTCGACGAACTCACCTTCGCCTGGCGCTCCTGCCGCGCGGTGAAGTCCAACGCGATCCTGCTGGCCAGGGACGGCGCCACCGTGGGCGTGGGCATGGGCCAGGTCAACCGCGTGGACGCGGCGAAGCTCGCGGTGCAGCGCGCGGGCGAGGAACGCGCACGCGGGTCCTACGCCGCATCCGACGCCTTCTTCCCCTTCCCCGACGGGCTGGAGGTGCTGACCCGCGCGGGCGTCAAGGCCGTTGCGCAGCCCGGCGGTTCGGTACGTGACGAGGCGGTCGTGGAGGCGGCGAAGGCGGCGGGCGTGACGATGTACCTTACCGGTACGAGGCACTTCTTCCACTGA
- a CDS encoding RDD family protein: protein MSYPPPPGQDPNNPYAQQPPQQPQQQAYGYPQQQGVPQQPGQPGYGYPQQPQAGGVPGQPGYGYPQQAPGTVQANNGYININYLGTVQLATMGQRFLARLIDGLILGTVYTIVMVAGVGSAIGITSSSVDDCGTYTDPGYSQCVQDAQEAGMGAFGIFIVMFLIIAVMMALYEWLMIAFRGATFGKMAMGLRVIREADGQVPGVGGGFIRYIIPVAGALACYIGALLVVLSPFFDNSGKLQGWHDRAAGTVVIKK from the coding sequence GTGAGCTATCCACCACCGCCCGGCCAGGACCCGAACAACCCCTACGCGCAGCAGCCGCCGCAACAGCCGCAGCAGCAGGCGTACGGCTATCCGCAGCAGCAGGGAGTCCCGCAGCAGCCCGGCCAGCCCGGCTACGGGTACCCGCAGCAGCCGCAGGCGGGCGGCGTCCCGGGCCAGCCCGGGTACGGATATCCGCAGCAGGCGCCCGGCACGGTGCAGGCCAACAACGGCTACATAAACATCAATTACCTCGGCACGGTGCAACTGGCCACGATGGGCCAGCGGTTCCTGGCACGGCTCATCGACGGCCTGATCCTGGGCACCGTCTACACGATCGTCATGGTCGCCGGTGTCGGCAGCGCGATCGGCATCACCAGCTCGTCCGTCGACGACTGCGGCACCTACACCGACCCCGGCTACAGCCAGTGCGTCCAGGACGCGCAGGAGGCGGGGATGGGCGCGTTCGGGATCTTCATCGTGATGTTCCTGATCATCGCCGTGATGATGGCCCTCTACGAGTGGCTGATGATCGCCTTCAGGGGCGCGACGTTCGGGAAGATGGCGATGGGGCTCCGCGTCATCCGTGAGGCGGACGGTCAAGTGCCGGGCGTGGGCGGCGGGTTCATCCGCTACATCATCCCGGTCGCCGGCGCCCTGGCGTGCTACATCGGCGCGCTGCTCGTCGTGCTCTCGCCGTTCTTCGACAACAGCGGGAAGCTCCAGGGCTGGCACGACCGCGCCGCGGGGACGGTGGTCATCAAGAAGTAA
- a CDS encoding bifunctional methylenetetrahydrofolate dehydrogenase/methenyltetrahydrofolate cyclohydrolase, protein MTAQILDGKATAAAIKTGLKERVDALRARGVTPGLGTLLVGDDVGSRKYVAGKHRDSEQIGVRSIRHELPATATQDEIEAVVRVLNEDPECTGYIVQLPLPAGIDTNRVLALMDPDKDADGLHPTSLGRLVLNEPGPLPCTPRGIIELLRAHGVELNGAHVVVVGRGITVGRSIPLLLTRRSENATVTQCHTGTRDLPALLRQADVIVAAAGVPHLIKPEDVRPGAAVLDVGVSRDESGKIVGDVHPGVAEVAGWLSPNPGGVGPMTRAQLLVNVVEAAERAAGE, encoded by the coding sequence ATGACGGCGCAGATTCTCGATGGCAAGGCCACGGCAGCAGCGATCAAGACCGGTCTGAAGGAGCGCGTCGACGCGCTGCGCGCCCGGGGCGTCACACCGGGCCTCGGCACCCTGCTCGTGGGCGACGACGTCGGCAGCCGGAAGTACGTCGCGGGCAAGCACCGCGACAGCGAACAGATCGGCGTGCGTTCCATCCGGCACGAGCTGCCCGCCACCGCCACTCAGGACGAGATCGAAGCGGTCGTACGGGTGCTGAACGAGGACCCGGAGTGCACGGGCTACATCGTGCAGCTTCCGCTCCCGGCGGGCATCGACACCAATCGCGTCCTCGCGCTGATGGACCCCGACAAGGACGCCGACGGGCTGCACCCCACCAGCCTGGGCCGTCTCGTGCTGAACGAGCCGGGCCCGCTGCCGTGCACCCCGCGCGGGATCATCGAGCTGCTGCGTGCGCACGGCGTCGAGTTGAACGGTGCGCACGTGGTCGTCGTCGGCCGCGGCATCACCGTGGGGCGCTCCATCCCACTGCTGCTGACGCGCCGCAGCGAGAACGCCACGGTGACGCAATGCCACACCGGCACCCGCGACTTGCCCGCGCTGCTGCGGCAGGCGGACGTGATCGTGGCGGCGGCCGGAGTGCCGCATCTGATCAAGCCGGAGGATGTACGTCCGGGGGCCGCCGTGCTGGACGTGGGCGTCAGCCGCGACGAGAGCGGCAAGATCGTCGGCGATGTCCACCCGGGTGTGGCCGAGGTCGCCGGGTGGCTCTCGCCGAACCCGGGCGGTGTCGGCCCGATGACCCGCGCACAGCTCCTCGTCAACGTCGTAGAGGCGGCCGAGCGCGCCGCCGGGGAGTGA
- a CDS encoding DUF3017 domain-containing protein: MGAEGSSRPSRRFPSVTRDTARPAGGQRAMGAYHAAPYRQWPLLAVCCGVLIGLLVTVAEFRAGTLIIGVSLLGGAVMRWLMPSVGMLAVRSPYTDMVTYGVLGLSIVLLAMMAQPNPWLNLPILEKIVHFVVGR, encoded by the coding sequence ATGGGGGCGGAAGGGAGTTCGCGGCCGTCGCGCCGCTTCCCGTCGGTCACGCGTGACACGGCGCGGCCGGCGGGCGGACAGCGGGCGATGGGCGCCTACCACGCGGCTCCGTACCGGCAGTGGCCGTTGCTGGCGGTCTGCTGCGGGGTGCTGATCGGGCTGCTGGTGACGGTCGCCGAGTTCCGCGCGGGGACGCTGATCATCGGGGTGTCGCTGCTCGGCGGCGCGGTGATGCGCTGGCTGATGCCGTCGGTCGGGATGCTGGCCGTGCGCTCCCCGTACACGGACATGGTCACCTACGGCGTGCTGGGGCTGTCGATCGTTCTGCTGGCGATGATGGCGCAGCCCAACCCGTGGCTGAACCTGCCGATCCTGGAGAAGATCGTGCACTTCGTGGTGGGCAGATAG
- a CDS encoding helix-turn-helix domain-containing protein gives MPRWRPLPEELDPQIREFTSQLRRLVDRSGMSVATIADRTGYSKSSWERYLGGRLLPPRGATHALGDVTGTDIRHLETMWELAERAWSRDEMRHDQTMEAIRVAQAREALGEFWDDEPAKGRKWGRKEKNRTRNREKNRDKDGARGQEEAHSGGETAVKEEEWKEKTGEIPVFSENSQHRAASSGFLAPPSASSLPGARTGASAPSGSGNSPDSPDFAHSPTSSNPSDSSNSSTFSFFSPSASASAAQPETGRPPMDDETAVLRPRPLPGRGGRGADGGRGTKGGDGAGSAPGGFPAQRVDVSSWGAPVEHRSGAPAGTGGRPGPGRTEPVRTGTGPPAYPSNSEASHASRAAAGDGHGDPDAPDGVAAPHGHGRSSRGRRVAALLGGALAVFAVLGAGVMVFGLPGGAKDSSASPAPSATNKPPDLPAGVKCRGKSCSGKDPEKMGCGGQNVKSSNSAFVGPSRVEVRYSKVCQAAWGRITGAAQGDSLKISAKGQAESDKVDATNDAYTEMVSVSSATEARACATLVAGTTGCTKVNAAGQAGTDASTDAGADAGAGAEGTAETAGTTGTTGTVGRADTRDGATTSGTEETAGAGDAVP, from the coding sequence ATGCCTCGGTGGAGGCCGCTACCGGAGGAACTGGACCCGCAGATCCGGGAGTTCACCAGCCAGCTGCGGCGGCTGGTCGACCGCAGCGGAATGAGCGTCGCGACCATCGCGGACCGTACGGGCTACAGCAAGTCGTCCTGGGAGAGGTATCTGGGCGGACGGCTGCTGCCGCCGCGCGGGGCCACCCATGCGCTGGGGGACGTCACGGGGACCGACATCCGTCACCTGGAGACGATGTGGGAGCTGGCCGAACGGGCGTGGAGCCGCGACGAGATGCGGCACGACCAGACGATGGAGGCCATCCGCGTCGCCCAGGCACGTGAGGCGCTGGGCGAGTTCTGGGACGACGAGCCCGCCAAGGGCCGCAAGTGGGGCCGCAAGGAGAAGAACCGGACCAGGAACCGCGAGAAGAACCGGGACAAGGACGGCGCCCGCGGTCAGGAGGAGGCGCACAGCGGCGGCGAGACCGCTGTGAAGGAGGAGGAGTGGAAGGAGAAGACGGGGGAGATCCCCGTGTTCTCCGAGAACTCGCAGCACCGGGCGGCCTCTTCGGGGTTCCTCGCCCCGCCGTCCGCCTCGTCTCTGCCGGGCGCGCGCACCGGCGCCTCCGCCCCGTCCGGCTCAGGGAACTCCCCGGACTCCCCGGATTTCGCCCATTCCCCCACCTCCTCGAACCCCTCCGACTCCTCCAACTCCTCGACCTTCTCGTTCTTCTCCCCTTCGGCATCCGCGTCCGCCGCTCAGCCGGAGACCGGCCGCCCGCCGATGGACGACGAGACGGCCGTGCTGCGTCCGCGGCCGCTGCCGGGACGGGGCGGTCGAGGAGCCGACGGCGGACGAGGCACCAAGGGCGGCGACGGCGCCGGTTCCGCACCGGGCGGCTTTCCCGCGCAGCGGGTCGACGTCTCCTCGTGGGGCGCACCGGTGGAGCACCGCTCCGGCGCACCCGCGGGCACCGGCGGCAGGCCGGGGCCGGGCCGTACGGAGCCTGTTCGTACGGGTACGGGACCGCCCGCGTATCCGTCCAACTCGGAGGCGTCCCACGCGAGTCGGGCCGCGGCGGGCGACGGCCACGGCGACCCGGACGCCCCTGACGGCGTAGCCGCGCCGCACGGCCACGGACGTTCCTCGCGTGGACGCCGGGTCGCGGCGCTGCTCGGTGGAGCGCTGGCGGTGTTCGCGGTGCTGGGCGCCGGAGTGATGGTCTTCGGTCTGCCCGGCGGTGCGAAGGACTCCTCCGCGTCGCCCGCGCCCTCGGCGACGAACAAGCCGCCCGACCTTCCCGCCGGTGTGAAGTGCCGTGGCAAGAGCTGCTCGGGCAAGGACCCGGAGAAGATGGGCTGCGGCGGCCAGAACGTCAAGAGCAGCAACTCCGCCTTCGTGGGACCGAGCAGGGTGGAGGTGCGCTACAGCAAGGTGTGCCAGGCGGCTTGGGGCCGTATCACCGGCGCGGCACAGGGCGACAGCCTGAAGATCAGCGCGAAGGGCCAGGCCGAGAGCGACAAGGTCGACGCCACGAACGACGCCTACACGGAGATGGTGTCCGTCAGTTCGGCGACCGAGGCACGTGCGTGCGCGACCCTCGTGGCCGGTACGACGGGCTGTACGAAGGTGAACGCGGCGGGTCAGGCGGGCACCGACGCAAGCACGGACGCGGGGGCGGACGCGGGCGCGGGCGCCGAGGGGACCGCGGAGACGGCCGGTACGACGGGTACGACGGGAACGGTGGGCAGGGCGGACACGCGCGACG